One genomic region from Prunus persica cultivar Lovell chromosome G3, Prunus_persica_NCBIv2, whole genome shotgun sequence encodes:
- the LOC109948017 gene encoding protein FAR1-RELATED SEQUENCE 5-like encodes MSEGSESDECATANGRVYIPEVRNEETPAVGMKFDSLDLVYNFYNRYAFLAGFACAFLSKETTESFVWIFEEFKKAMPGGEPKTIITDQDAAMAIAISIAFPTTFHRICIWHITSKFSVKLPHSAYKEYWREFQKAIWDTDNKDEFDAK; translated from the exons ATGTCTGAGGGCTCAGAGAGTGATGAATGTGCAACAGCTAATGGGAGGGTTTATATTCCTGAAGtaagaaatgaggaaacaCCAGCAGTTGGGATGAAGTTCGACTCGCTTGACCtcgtttacaatttctataatagATATGCATTCTTGGCTGGCTTTG CATGCGCATTTTTGAGCAAGGAAACGACTGAGTCGTTTGTTTGGATATTTGAGGAGTTTAAGAAAGCCATGCCAGGTGGCGAACCTAAAACAATTATTACAGATCAAGATGCGGCAATGGCCATAGCGATTTCAATAGCCTTCCCGACTACATTTCATCGAATTTGCATATGGCACATCACATCAAAGTTCTCTGTTAAGTTACCACATTCTGCTTATAAGGAGTATTGGCGTGAATTTCAGAAAGCCATATGGGATACTGACAATAAGGATGAGTTTGATGCAAAATGA
- the LOC109948018 gene encoding protein FAR1-RELATED SEQUENCE 8-like — protein sequence MFQKFEQELIQSTTCFLELKTEDASEVVFNVSERKNWETRVAEVVYVKDSDHASCSCKRFEFVGIICKHILALFRRDQIEYMPDKYILKRWKKTAKSGLVSDANGNEIKDCADPGLLIKRCTMSRLASDVVEDALMGEEGCELLSETLKSLQVKLKLLKDGPSNNEVGGSSSQTQYMKDPKRVRCKGRSKGVTGANEKAMKRGIRHCRECGHIGHDRRQYPRHLNTPTSPSNNDESTPIDRGDPLFDEFDRMHGPTE from the exons atgtttcaaaagtttgagCAAGAACTAATACAAAGTACAACATGTTTCCTAGAGCTCAAAACAGAGGATGCTTCTGAAGTTGTCTTTAACGTGAgcgaaaggaaaaattgggaaacaagaGTGGCAGAAGTCGTATATGTCAAAGATTCTGACCACGCATCGTGTAGCTGcaaaagatttgaatttgttggaattatttGCAAGCACATCCTAGCATTGTTCAGAAGGGACCAGATTGAATATATGCccgataaatatattttgaagaggtGGAAGAAAACTGCGAAATCTGGATTGGTGTCAGATGCAAATGGCAACGAAATTAAAGACTGTGCAGATCCTGGTCTTTTAATAAAGCGGTGTACAATGTCTCGACTTGCTTCAGATGTGGTTGAGGATGCATTAATGGGTGAAGAAGGATGTGAGCTACTGTCAGAGACTCTAAAAAGTTTGCaggtgaagttgaagttgttgaaggATGGACCAAGTAATAACGAAGTTGGAGGGTCCAGctctcaaacacaatataTGAAAGACCCTAAGAGAGTGAGGTGCAAAGGAAGGTCGAAAGGAGTAACGGGAGCAAATGAAAAGGCAATGAAGCGAGGGATTAGACACTGTCGAGAGTGTGGACACATTGGTCATGATAGAAGACAATACCCAAGACATTTGAACACACC GACATCACCGTCGAACAATGACGAATCAACTCCAATAGATCGTGGTGACCCATTATTCGACGAATTTGACAGGATGCACGGACCAACTGAATGA